A segment of the Camelus bactrianus isolate YW-2024 breed Bactrian camel chromosome 22, ASM4877302v1, whole genome shotgun sequence genome:
AGTTCCGGCAGATCTTCCTGGAGATGGGGTGAGcacagggcctggggcagggccagcCCAGCTGCTGGACACAGGCAGGGCAGTCAGGCTGCGTCTCCCACCAGGTTCACCGAGATGCCGACTGACAATTTCATTGAGAGCTCCTTCTGGAACTTTGATGCACTCTTCCAGCCCCAGCAGCACCCAGCACGTGACCAGCATGACACCTTCTTCCTGCAAGGTGGGTGAGCCCCGCCACACCATCAGAGGTGCTCAGCCTAGGCAGAGCCTTTCGGGGTGACATACCATTTTACAGGGTAAACTCTATCCTCAGTGCGGCTAGCAAAGCCTATGTGAGCCACCATCGTCAACTTCTGTGACCTCCTTCCACCTCCCTTCCTGGCTACCTCAGGGCTTTTGCTGGTCTGTGCCTTCTGCCGAAAACTGTCTTCTCCCAGATCTGCATGGTGGGCTCCGGCATCAAACCTCTGCACAGGTGTCACCTCAGAGAGACCACCCTGACATGCCGTTGCCTCCCCAAGTTCTAAAATCTCCCACCACTTGTCTTCCATCTTGGTCTCTGTTTTTTCTTCCACAGCCCTTAGTACTTTCTGAAATTGAATGACTGTCCAACAAAGGTCATTGTCTTCCCCACCAGGAGGGAACAGGAGGCTGTTGGGTGCCCATTACCTGGCCAGGGACAACAGCGTCCTGGTCATCACCATGGCATCCAAAACTTATTGAGCAGTCACTATCCTAATTTTCCAACCAACTATAGGAAGTAGACTGTTAACCcccttttgcaaatgaggaaactggggctcagagaggggacaTCACTTACCCAGGGTCACAGCCTCCAAGTAGTAGAGTTGGGATTCAGTATCAGGCTTTTCAGGCGTAGTAAAATTGTGTCTGGAAGGAACCATAAGAACTTGCACATTCAAGCATCATATGTCACTGAGCTGCTACTGTGTGCTGAAGTCTCTGTTAAACACTTGGGTCACAGCCATGAACGGCACAGAAGTCCTTGCCCTGGTGAGACCTGCATGTTCTGGTGGGGGAGACCTGGCCCCTGAGGCTGGCACATGCTTGGTGTGCTGACCACTGAGCAGGGAGGCCCTGTGACTTGAGGAAACGATCAATTAGGAGTGGGAGGAAACAGGAGCAGTGAGGTAACAGGACAGTGTGCAGGGCACTCTGGGCCACAGAGAGAAATTTGGCTTTGGCTTTTTCTCCAAGTGAGATGAGAGCCATGGAAGATTTTGGGCAAAAGAGACATGTGACTGACTCAGGTGTCCTCAGGTGCCTTCTGGCTGCTGTAGGGGGTAAGGGAGGGAGCTGCACATGTCACTGTCTGTTTTCGGTGTAGTGGCTATTTGAGAAATGCTCCTTGACTGACCAGATGTTGCTCTGTCCTGCCCAGAtccagcccaggccctgcagcTGCCAATGGACTACGTCCATCGGGTCAAGCGGACTCACTCTCAGGGTGGCTACGGCTCACTGGGGTGAGGAGGCATCAGGACTTTGGGGTGTCACAGGGAAGGAGGTTGGGGGCCCAAGAGCTAGTTCATGGGCTTCCTGCGTGTCTCCCTGAAGGTACAAGTACAACTGGAAGCTGGACGAGGCTCGGAAAAACCTGCTGCGCACGCACACAACATCAGCCAGCGCCCGCGCCCTCTACCACCTGGCCCAGAAGGTGTGGCTGGGCTTGGGCagtgcagggggcagggggctgtcATACTGACCTTCTCACCCACACTGGGGCCTGGCCTGCTTGTAACCCCTAGAAGCCCTTCACACCGGCCAAGTACTTCTCCATCGATCGTGTGTTCCGGAATGAGACCCTGGATGCCACACACCTGGCTGAGTTCCACCAGATTGAGGGCGTCGTGGCTGACCACGGCCTCACCCTGGGCCACCTCATGGGCGTCCTGCGGGAGTTCTTCACCAAGCTGGGTAAGCAGGCAGGCTGGGGCAGGCAGTGTTGGTGGGCAGTGGGAAGATGCCTTGATCATCAGCCTTATCCTCACTGTTCTGCTTGCCTGCCTCCCCCGACCCAGGTATCACCCAGCTGCGTTTCAAGCCGACCTACAACCCCTACACTGAGCCCAGCATGGAGGTGTTCAGCTACCACCAAGGTCAGGCTAGAACCCACTACTAGGGCGGGGAAGGAGGTCTCAGGCTGCCCACCGCTCAGCCTCAGTCCCCGTCACTGCCAAGCCCACACCCCACCTCCCAGGCTAACTGCCAGGCCCAGTATCACCCACACGAGCCACCCTACTCTTCTGCCTCCACAGGTCTGAAGAAGTGGGTTGAGGTGGGAAACTCTGGGCTCTTCCGCCCCGAGATGCTGCTGCCCATGGGGCTCCCCGAGAATGTGTCAGTCATTGCCTGGGGCCTTTCCCTGGAGCGGTGAGTACCCAAACCCCTTTGGATGTCTGGCTGCCTCAGTTGGGTGACTTGCCAGGCATGGGGCCTGCACACTTGCAGCCCCATCCATTCGTTCATTTATCTGACAGACCATTAGTGAGCACCTTCCATGTGCTTGGTCCTGTGCCGTGATTACGACACACACATCTGTGTCAGGGGTGTCTGGTGGAATGAGAAGGATGATAATTAGCAAGATAAATAAGTAAGTTCAACAAGTAAAGCCTAGAGTGTAGCCCAAAACAGTAACTGTTACAGAGAAAACACAGCAGAGAGAGTTAAGGAAACATAGTCAGGGAAGGTCTCGTGGAGGAAATGGCATCTGAACAAAGACTGGAGGTGAATGAATTGATAAGCTATGAGGTTATCTGGGGAAGGATGctctaggcagagggaatagccaGTGCTAAGGCCCTGAGGCTTAAACTTGACTGCTGTGTTTGGAGAACACCGAGGTGGCCCTTGTGGCTAGGAGTGAATGAGTGAAGGCTGAGAGTGGGAGGAGACGAGGGTGGGGAGGTGACAGAGAATATTGTGCAGGGCCTTGCAGGCCCCGGGAAGGACTTGGGCTTTTACTTCAAGGAAGGTGGGAGCCCTCAGAGAGGGTCTGATCAGAATAGAACATGACCTGACCTTGTGTTAAACCATGTCCATCCCAtcctctccccccacccaagGCCAACAATGATCAAATATGGCATCAACAATATCCGGGAGCTGGTGGGCCACAAGGTGAACCTGCAGATGGTGTACGACAGTCCCCTGTGCCGCCTGGACAACGAACGGGGACCCCCCTCCAACACAGGAGGCCGCATGACATGAGCCACCCTGCATAGGCCGCCTTCCCCAAGACCCTGCTGCCCGTTGCATCCCTGCCAGTGACCCCTTGTATTTACAAGGCCTCTGTGAGGCCATCCCCCTGCCCCTGGTATCTCCTCTTCCCCACCGGCCCCAGGGTCCCAGGGACAGGGGAGTGGGTAGCAGGTTCATTCTGTTGTCCACCTGTGAGGGTGGGCCTTGAGGGGCCCTACGGGCCAGCTGCTGGCTAATAAAGTGGGCAGTTGCACTCATCTGGTGCCTTTCCTTAGGGGTGACAGGGTGCTGAGCCGCAGATGTGGGGTGTGGTGGGTTGGAGGTCTTAGATCCTCGGGAGCTCCTGGCCCACCTAAGCCAGATCCCCCCAGGGAAGACTCGCTCCATCAAACATTTACTGATCACCTACTGATGCCAGGCCTCTTCTAGGTGAAAGGAACAGAACTTCCTAGGCCTGTGGAAGGGTCATGTGGGAAGGGGAGGCCGAGGCGGGTGTTGGGGGCCCCCAGGAGCCAGGATCCCCACTAACTGGGAGCCTTGGGGCATTGGTGGGCTGGGGCACATAGCAAGGTAAGCCTGTAAagctgcccttttttttttttaaagaacagttttaggtttatagcaAAATTGAGCTGAAGGTACAGAAATTTCCTGTATACCCCCAGCCTTGACACATAATCACCCAGGTCCATATTTGACATGACAGTTGACGCCCCGTGTTGTACGCAGATTTAGACAAATGTATGGTGATGTGGATTCATCATTACGGTGTCATAgtgttttcactgccctaaaagtcctctgtgctccacccatTCATCCCTTTCTCCCCTTAAAAagccactctttaaaaaaaaattctcataagGATTTCAGATGAGCCCAGAATGGAGAGATGAATGGGTAGGTTAAAGCTCCACGAACCCACCACTCACGGTGAACAGTAAGTGAGATCTCACACCCGTATCTGTGAGTTGCTCCCAGCCACCATGTCACTCCACGTCTTCAAGGGCAGTGGACTTGGGGAAACATGGACGGTTTCTTAAGTAACCACAAGGCCACTCATACCCAGTGCAGTTGGTAGGCAGCTAAGGACATGGGTTTTGCTGGTCCCAGAGCCTGTAGGCACCAATCTTCCAAGGGCTCCTCACTCAaatcttttgcttatttatttcaaattaaataatCCAGTCATATAGAAAAATATTCATGCAATAAGTATGCACTTCTTAAGTACCAGCGGTGTTTATGAACTGAAGGCTCGGCAGTGGGCAAAGCTGGCTCTGGCCCTTGGCTTCAGGAGCTGAcactggtgggtggggaggcatGGAGACCTGATGAACAGACAAATACAGAAATGGAGGGAGGGGTAGAGGCCATGTTAAAAGTGAAGGCTGGAGAGGGTGAAGCATGTATAATACAAAGTATAATACAGCGATCACCCAGGAATGCACCCCTACTTCATTCAAATCTGAGCATAGATTATACTTGCTTTGGATCTTTCACTGACTAATAGTTTGAAGACCCTATGGGCTTGTCCTAGTTTCTTTTGCCTCCACCCCACTAAGGTTGACCTCCAGAATTTGGTATTTTATCATTCTCAGGTGTTTTTAAACTTTAGCTACTTACATGTGTTACTTTAACAAGACATAGTTTCATTTTGCATGTTTTCAAAAGTTACACAAACCCTTGCACCTAAAAATTCtgcatttttgttgcttttttttttttttttttttggtgtgtgtgtgttggtatgCATGCTTAAAGGTAAGTCTGAGATTTTTCTCAGTAGATAATCCTCCAGTCTTCAAATCTGATGCTGGAGGAGGATGTATCTTGTTTAATTTGGAACTTTGCCACAAATTACTAATGTTAGCTACTGTTTATTAAACTCTTAATGTATTCCAGATGTCTATCCCTGAAGCCCTTACAATAGTCTCATGTTTTAGATTTTATTGCCTCAGTAATAGACAAAGATGAATTTTGAGAGTGAGTGGCAGTTTTCTGATTACCCCCACTGGTAAGAGGCAGCCCAGATTCAAACCCATGTTCTCCAGAACGTTGGTGTAAAGGTGTGTGCCCTAGTGTGTGTGCCCAGGGACAGGACTCTGCACAGAAGGGGTTGAGCAATGTGAGCAGATTCCTGATGGCTCTATATAGAAAATATAGGTGTCCCGGAGAAgagccccacctccttcccagtcAGTTGGAATAAAGTCCAAACCTCTGGCCTtggaccccagcccagcccctgtccAGTTCTTCATCTGCTCCCCACCAGGCCAGGCTTCTCCTCAAACACACTGAGCTTATTCGGATCTCAGGGCCGAATCACCATTTCAAGttgtttgcccattttaaaattgagttttctATCTTATTGAGCTGCAAGAGGTCTTTGTAGATGCTGAGCACaagttcttaaatattttctcccagtctgtggcttctcGTGTGCCAATTATTATTACCGTTTTCACTATTAAttcattattgttactattactatttttattaataggTATGGGCCCAACTTTTAGGGCCAGCCCCGCCATGCTTTCAAGGAACTTCTGGTTTTGAAGTGCAGGTAACTGATTCAAGGTGGTAATTGCATAAATGTTTTCACTGAAGGCAACAGGTTGTAATCAAGGAATAGCAACGGTCAGAACTTTTTATTGGAAAGATTCCTTTGGGAGGAGCAGAGGAACTGAAACGTAAACAATGAAAGCAAAGTCAGCAGGATTCCCCTCTTATATTGGGCCCTCCTGGACCctcacacatgtgcacacgcacacgcagaGGCCACCGGCTCCTCCCAGCTGTGAGGGCTGCGCGCGCAGCCCCTGGAGAACCTAACCGCCGCTCAACGGCCAACCCCGCCCCGCTGCGCGCGCAAGTTCCCCTAAAGGGGCGGGGCCAGGAGTGTGCGCCTCAGCACGTGCGCGGGGGCGAGGAGTTCCAGGGGCGGGACCGGCGCGTGCGCAGTGGGCGCAAACGAGAAGGCGGGAAAAGACAGGATGGAGCGACACGGGGTACGCGGCGCTTGTTTCCTTCGCGTGGGCGGCGGTCAGACGGACAGGGAATGGCAGCGATCTCAGGCTTCCCTGGCGGACCGGAGCCCAGTCGCTTGTCTCCTGCCATCGGTGGCTCCTCGTCCGGCTGGGCCCCGATTTCCTGACTGACAGACCTGGCCCTGACTAACAGACCAACTGTGTGACTGACGCGCTCAGCCCAGACGAGGACTGACTTCCACGCTTGGCGAGTGGCAGGAGTAGGGTAGAGAGAGACTCAGACACTCAACGCACCTCACccgtttcttttcttctttttctcttacctcttctccctcctcaaaGGACTCAAGCCGACCAACACCCCAGTTAGGAGCCCAGCCCCTCCAGCGCCCCATCCGGAGCCCCTGCATTCACCCCAGCCCCTCCGGGTCTCCCCATCTCAATCCTGTACCCCTGGCACAGGGTCCCCCTACCCCACGCCCCCAGTCCTCATGGTGCCTGTCCCAGCTCCCCCCGTCTCTTCTGGGGGTCCCCACCATGCCGCAGAGGCACACAGGGTTGTCAAGGGTTGAAGAGGCGGGAGGTGAGGAATCTGACTACTTctagccctccctccctccttcgaCCTCTCAATTGCTGGCTATGCTCACAGGTGGACATGCCCCACGTAGAGGGCAAGGACCAGGAGCCACAGCTGT
Coding sequences within it:
- the FARSA gene encoding LOW QUALITY PROTEIN: phenylalanine--tRNA ligase alpha subunit (The sequence of the model RefSeq protein was modified relative to this genomic sequence to represent the inferred CDS: deleted 1 base in 1 codon), with translation MADGPVAEVLLRRLEAADGGLDSAELAAELGVEHQAVVGAVKSLQALGEIIQAELRSTKRWELTAEGEEIAREGSHEARVFRSIPSEGLPQSELMRLPSGKVGFSKAMSNKWIRVDKSAADGPRVFRVVDSVEDEVQRRLQTVRGGQAEKLGEKERSELRKRKLLTEVTLKTYWVSKGSAFSTSISKQETELSPEMISSGSWRDRPFKPYNFSAHGVLPDSGHLHPLLKVRTQFRQIFLEMGFTEMPTDNFIESSFWNFDALFQPQQHPARDQHDTFFLQDPAQALQLPMDYVHRVKRTHSQGGYGSLGYKYNWKLDEARKNLLRTHTTSASARALYHLAQKKPFTPAKYFSIDRVFRNETLDATHLAEFHQIEGVVADHGLTLGHLMGVLREFFTKLGITQLRFKPTYNPYTEPSMEVFSYHQGLKKWVEVGNSGLFRPEMLLPMGLPENVSVIAWGLSLERPTMIKYGINNIRELVGHKVNLQMVYDSPLCRLDNEGDPPPTQEAA